A window of Bacillus sp. DX3.1 genomic DNA:
AACTTTATTCCAAGGCTACAGTTGTTAAAAACGGGAGAATCGTCTTGAAAATAAGCTTACCGTTGTAAATCCGCATTTTCCTGACGGTACCCCACATCCATCAACTTAAGATTTTGAAATGCAACAAAACGAATTTTTTTCTTTCTACATTTATGAGAATTAAGTTCACTTTTTTCGCTTTAGGGTACAACCAATTTTTTAACTTGATGGCGACTCTACCCCTTTATGAACACATAAATATCCTCTAAAAACGCTGTCATAGTAAGGGTTTTTAGTCCTTAACGTACAATTTTCCCAGAATGATATAGTGACCCCATCTAGCTCTTTAAAAGTAAGTAGAGACTCGTTCGTACCATTCCCTAAATAACCAGGTAAGTCCTGTAAAAATAATTGGTTGATACTTAAAAAGAATCGCTTGATTTTTCCTCTACCTCTTGGAACACCCACTGCTGAAAATACGAGGTTGATTTTTAAATCAATTGCAACTTGTTATCGAATAAAGAACTAATGTTCGGTTATAATATCAGTGTGCTTGTTCAAGTAGGTTAAGAAGCTTTTGTAATTGAAGCACCAAAGGTAACCTATACTATTTAAAGAAGGAGACGGTAAAATGATTAAACCCTATTTAATGTTTAATAGAGAATGCGAAGAGGCTTTTAAAATGTATCAAAAAGCTTTTGATGGAGAAATGGTTGCTATTCAAAAATATGGTGATATGCCGCCTAACCCTGAATTTCCTGTTAATGAAAGTGATAAAAACCTTGTTTTACATGCACATTTGAAATTAACAGAATCAGGATATATTATGGGTTCTGATGGGAATCGAGATTTTCAAGATTCTGAAAAAGTGTGCATCAGTGTGGATCTTGATTCTGAGGAACGTGCTATTAACGCATGGAACATACTTAAAGAGGGTGGAGCCATTCGTAATGATCTCCAACCAACATTCTTTTCTAAACTACATGGTTCTGTGAAGGATAAATATGGAGTTACTTGGATGTTTACAGTAAATTAGAAACAGCCCATTCCACTACATTAAGGAAATTCTAATATTAAAAAGCCCAATTTCTCAGTATTAAAATTGAGAAATTAGGCTTTTTTCGTTGCTTCATTAAGAGGTACGTGAACGATTCTAAGTTTCATGGGCCACACTTCAAAAAAATGTAATTTGAACGTCTGTTATAGGCGATTTTATAGCTTCTAGGGGTTACCGCCCCATCACCATCAAGTTAAGAAATTGGTTGCTCCCCAAAACGAAAAAAATGAGTTGCATTCTCATAAATAACTATAAAATAATAAAACTTTCGTTGTGAGGACACTTCAAAATATTAGCTTGATGGGTATGGGGGAGTACCCGCGAAGCTGACACCACACGCAAAATAGATAGTAATAAAAGTAAAACCTCGTTGAATGTCAACGAGGTTCGTGATTTATATATTTGAGTTTGCTTTTCGATAGAGAGTCATTCGTGATATTCCTGCTTTTTCAGCGGCTTCAGAGATGATAGAGCCTTGATCAATGTTTGGAAGCACGGAAAACGCCGTGTTTAACCAGCTTTATGCGACGCTTCTTCTTGCGTATATTGTGCTGAAAACCTTACATGAAGAGCGTCATCAATACCTGTTGATTCAAG
This region includes:
- a CDS encoding VOC family protein; protein product: MIKPYLMFNRECEEAFKMYQKAFDGEMVAIQKYGDMPPNPEFPVNESDKNLVLHAHLKLTESGYIMGSDGNRDFQDSEKVCISVDLDSEERAINAWNILKEGGAIRNDLQPTFFSKLHGSVKDKYGVTWMFTVN
- a CDS encoding helix-turn-helix domain-containing protein, whose product is MLPNIDQGSIISEAAEKAGISRMTLYRKANSNI